The DNA segment TCCCTGATGTTTACCCTTTGCTTTAAGATAGTATGGCTTATGCGAGCCAGGGAAGATTTCTACTACCAGCAGATTTTTCCCCTCTGCTGCCTGAATGTAGATCTCCGGAATTATGGTTGGGGCGCATTGGCTGAAAATATGGTTCGAAATACGCTCTTCCAGGGGAAAAAGCTCATCGTCCGGAATGCCGATGATCTGTCTGGGATCACTGCGCACGCCAAAAACAATTTTTCCACCTGCACCATTGGCGAAAGCTATTGCGGTTTTAGCCACGTGATTACCCTGGGGGAACCCCTCTTTAAATTCCAGACGCCGGGATTCCGGTAATTCCCAAAATGGTGGAGATGAATCTTGAGGGGAATGCATATCCTTCATCACTCAGCAACCTTTTGTAAAACAAAAAATTTCAGGTACCTGCCCTCCGGAAAGCTCAGGTTATAGGGGTGGTCGTGCGGCTGCACGGTAGCGGCCAGCACCTTCACTATGCACCGGGCATTGACCGCGGACTGGTGAAGAATCTTGATAAAGGTTTCCTCATCGATGTGGGTGGTGCAGGATGAGCTTACCAGGATGCCCTGGGGGGGCAGCTTTTCCAGGGCTTTGGAATTGATGGTGGTATAGGCCCTGATGGCGTTTTTGACCTGCTCCTTGTTCTTGGCGAAGGAGGGCGGGTCCAGGATGATCAGGTCATATTCATCAGAAGGCATGCCCTTCAGGAACTCGAACACATCGTGCTCGATAAACTGATGTTTTCTGGTATTGACCCGGTTAGCCTCAAAGTTCTTTCTGGCATATTCTATGGCTTTTCCGGAGATATCCACGCTGGTCACTCCTCTGGCCCCGGCCAGGGCTGCATAGACTGAAAAGCCTCCGGTATAGGCAAAGCAGTTGAGAACCTGCCTCCGCCGGCAGAATCTGGTCACAAGACTCCGGTTTTCCCGCTGGTCGAGGAAAAAGCCGGTCTTCTGGCCCTCCACGAAATTGACCCAGAATGCGATACCGTTTTCCCGAATGAGCACCTCCCTGAGGTCCTCCCCATACAGGAGCTGTTTGGGCTGGGTTTTCAGCCCCTCCTTCCGGCGAACGCCGACATCGCTTCTTTCGTAGATGGTCCTGGGCTGAAAAACCTCCCTGAGTGCCTCCACGATCGCGTCCCGCAGCCTGTCCATACCCACGGTATGGAGCTGGACCACCAGCACATCCGCGTACTTATCGACAATCAGGCCGGGCAGAAGGTCGCTTTCGCCAAAAACGACCCGGTAGGAATCGGTGTCCGGGGGGAGAAACTCCTCCTTGGCGTTTCGCAGCGTCTGGATTCTGCGCTGAAAAAAAGCGCGGTTGATCTCTTCATCCTGAAAGCTTAAGACTCTGACCCTGATTTCCGAGTTTTTATTGTAATAGCCTGTTGCCAGAAAGCGGTTCTGCTGGTCATAAATCCCGCACACCGCTCCGTTGACCAGACCTTCGGATACTTTCACAATGCCCCGGGAGAATATCCAGGGATGTCCGGCCTGGAGGTTTTTCACCCGTTCGTTTTTAATAATAACCGGCAACTTAGGAGACATGCATCTTACTCGGACTCGGAAAAAACAATGGCCTGATAGATCTCCACTCTGGTTTTCGGGTTTTTCCAGGCATCGTCGGGCAGACCGGCCTTCTGACAGAGACTCTGGAGGAAGCTTTCCTTATCCGGCAACTGCTCCCAGACCTGGGGGAGGTAGGTTGCCCGGTGCCATCCCTGGCTCAGTATCACACCATCCACCCCCGGCCGCAATTGCCGCTTCAGGTCCTCGGCGTCAGAGAACTTGATTTGCCTGGGCAGAGTGAGGATGCTGATTTCTATCTCGATCTGATCCAGCTCACTCATGCTCAGCGGGGAAAATCTGGGATCGCGGAAGGCTGCATTGAAGGCATTTTCCTTCACGCAATCGCACAGCCGCTGTTCAGGAGAAATCGTGCCGATACAGCCGCGCAATTGTCCCTTCTTGTGGAGGGTGACAAAGCAGCCCCGCTTCTCCTGAAGATAGGGCGAAGGGTCCTCCGGAGAAGTCGACTTCTCCTTGCTCAGGGTATTCCTGATCACGCGGCGGGCAAGATCGAGCAGTGCCTTGCGGTCCGCCCCGGAAACGGCCTCCTGATGATGCCCTGTGTGCTCAGTGCCGAGAGTGTTCTTGCTTTGAGTTTCCCTGCCCTTCGCCGTTCCTCCCTCTCCTCCCCTGACAAAGGCGATGCTGGCATATCCCACTACCTGATCGGGAGGACCGGCCGTGTCTCCCGAATTCCGGTAGTCGATCAGTTTTCCCTGCCACCCCTTCTGGCGGGCAATCTCCATGAGGACCAGGACAGGGATTTTTCCGCAGGCCTCGCTTTCAGCCGTCTGGTCAAAATCCATGGCTGTAATGGCCCTGATGCAGCTTTCGTCAAGAAGCCTGGCCTTGTTATACGGATAATAATGCGAGAGATCGGAACTGGCCACGATCAGCGTGTCTTCACCGATATAGGGCAAGAGGACCTTGGCTATACGGCTGGGGTCAACCTGGCCGATAGTGATGGGAACCAGCTCGAAATTTTTCAGCCTCTCCTGGAGAAAAGGCAGTTGCACTTCAAGGGAGTGCTCCTTGTGATCCATCTCCGGCAGGGGGGAAAAAAGCTCATGCTGGCGCAGGGTGGCGGCTATGGGAGACAGGGGAATGTCCCCCAGGGGGGTGCGGTATGCATCGACATCCATGATTGATGCCCTGGCCGCGACTGACCGGTGGCTGGGTGCCAGGACGAAAACGGTTTTGGTGGCAGGGTCGATCTGCCGGTAGCCGGTGGCTGCCACTGGTCCTGAGTAGATATATCCGGCATGCGGAGCGATCAGCCCCATAATCCTGCCGGATACCGGGCTGCCTTTGCCCTCTTTCAGAAATTGCCGCACCACTCCGGCCAGCTTGATTTCTTCGGCAGGGTAGAACTGCCCCGCCACCGCCGGAAATCTTACCCGCTTTTTCTCCTTTTGGCCCGGCTCGTCCTTGGCCCAGCCGAAAGAACCCGGAAACATGACCAGAAGAAAAATCAAGAACAGATAAGCAAT comes from the bacterium genome and includes:
- a CDS encoding class I SAM-dependent rRNA methyltransferase; the protein is MSPKLPVIIKNERVKNLQAGHPWIFSRGIVKVSEGLVNGAVCGIYDQQNRFLATGYYNKNSEIRVRVLSFQDEEINRAFFQRRIQTLRNAKEEFLPPDTDSYRVVFGESDLLPGLIVDKYADVLVVQLHTVGMDRLRDAIVEALREVFQPRTIYERSDVGVRRKEGLKTQPKQLLYGEDLREVLIRENGIAFWVNFVEGQKTGFFLDQRENRSLVTRFCRRRQVLNCFAYTGGFSVYAALAGARGVTSVDISGKAIEYARKNFEANRVNTRKHQFIEHDVFEFLKGMPSDEYDLIILDPPSFAKNKEQVKNAIRAYTTINSKALEKLPPQGILVSSSCTTHIDEETFIKILHQSAVNARCIVKVLAATVQPHDHPYNLSFPEGRYLKFFVLQKVAE
- the amrB gene encoding AmmeMemoRadiSam system protein B — encoded protein: MKNIAYLFLIFLLVMFPGSFGWAKDEPGQKEKKRVRFPAVAGQFYPAEEIKLAGVVRQFLKEGKGSPVSGRIMGLIAPHAGYIYSGPVAATGYRQIDPATKTVFVLAPSHRSVAARASIMDVDAYRTPLGDIPLSPIAATLRQHELFSPLPEMDHKEHSLEVQLPFLQERLKNFELVPITIGQVDPSRIAKVLLPYIGEDTLIVASSDLSHYYPYNKARLLDESCIRAITAMDFDQTAESEACGKIPVLVLMEIARQKGWQGKLIDYRNSGDTAGPPDQVVGYASIAFVRGGEGGTAKGRETQSKNTLGTEHTGHHQEAVSGADRKALLDLARRVIRNTLSKEKSTSPEDPSPYLQEKRGCFVTLHKKGQLRGCIGTISPEQRLCDCVKENAFNAAFRDPRFSPLSMSELDQIEIEISILTLPRQIKFSDAEDLKRQLRPGVDGVILSQGWHRATYLPQVWEQLPDKESFLQSLCQKAGLPDDAWKNPKTRVEIYQAIVFSESE